The Huiozyma naganishii CBS 8797 chromosome 9, complete genome nucleotide sequence GGGCGAAGCGAGTGTCATACCCGAGGGGCTTCTCTATAGCACTCGCGAAGCGAGTGCTATAGTTTGCAGTCATTGCTGAGGAACCTCTGCAGATCTCTGGATGCTGAATCACCACTGGAGATGTTTTCATCGTTCTGTCTGTGCTACTTGCAAGAATTCTACAGAGCAAGTATCTTTGCTTGTGGTGTGAGTATTCTGCTGACTCTTCGTCATCTGATTCTGCTGATTCTTCGACATCTGATTCTGCTTCTTTGACATGCCACTCGCAACGCTACTCGCTTCGCTCGTATCGTTGCTCGTTGCTACATATCTATATACCGTCAATTTGTgacactttcaaaacggGCCCTGGGGACTCAATTGAACTGGGGAAACCTCCAGATACCTCCCGGTACCTCCTAGGACCCTCCAGCACCCTCTTGGAACCCTCAGTGACCCAGGAGAGGGCCCCCAGGTCCCAGGTTCCAGAGTCCCCGGTCACTTCCGACGAAACCGTGCGCTGTCGCGAcgtctttgaacaaatcgaagaacttcaaagacgCAGTTCGCACCTTGTGTTCACTTCACTTACAAGGCCAGAAGACCACCCCTCGGCATGTCCTCCTCCACTGTCCAGTCGCTGAACAAGCTGCCCACACAGGCAGACGTGCTGCCCATGACTCCCGAGCAAACGTCGAACTCCTTCTGGTCGTCGAACCCGCTTTCGAGCTTCGTGATCGAGGCGTACCAGTCGCTGCACAGCCAGCGCCGTGCTCTGTCGTTGGCTAACCCGGGGACAGTCGAGAACCTTAACAAGGAGGTCTCCAGGGACGTGTTCCTGTCGCAGTACTTCTTTTCAGGGCTGCGTGCGGACCTCAACAAGGCGTTCCTGTTGAACCCTGCGTTCCAAACGTCGCACACTTTCTCCATCGGGTCCACTTCGTTGCCCAGCTACGCTTTCTCAGCGTTGTTCGCTAATGATAACCTGTTCATGCAGGGGAACCTCGACAACGACATGTCCCTCTCCGGGAGAATCAACTACGGATGGGATAAGGATAACGTCTCGAAGGTAAACCTTCAAGTCGCTAGAGGGCAACCATCGATGTGCCAATTGGAACAGGACTTCAAGGGCGCAGATTTCTCCGTCAACGCCAAAGCCTTGAACCCATCGTGGTCCCCGAAGACCGGGTTCCAAGGGGTTGCCGTCGCTTCAATCCTGCAGAGTGTCTCCCCCAATTGGTCTCTCGGGATCGAGACTTTGTACTCTAAGGTCGACGCCTCAGGTCCTGGGGACGCAGGGATCTCGTATTTGACCAGGTACGTTGCGCCAAAGAAGGACTGGATCTTCTCGGGCCAATTGCAAGCGAACGGGTCCCTCATCGCGTCGTTCTGGCGTAAAGTGTCCGCTAACGTCGAGGCAGGTGTAGAGACGACACTCCAAGCGGGGATGCTCCCCATTACGGACCCAATGATGGGCACACCGATTGGGATTCAACCCACAGTCGAGGGCCAAACGACTCTCGGGGCGAAATACGAGTACAGACAGTCCGTGTACAGGGGCACTGTTGACTCGCAGGGGAAAGTCGCGTGCTTCCTAGAGCGCAAAGTGCTCCCCACGCTCTCGATCCTCTTCTGCGGCGAGATCGACCACTTCAAGAACGAGAACAAGCTCGGATGTGGCCTTCAGTTCGAAACCGCTGGGAACCAGGAACTGCTCATGCTGCAGCAGGGACTCGACGCAGAGGGCAACCCGTTGCAGATGCCCCCATCGGAGGACGCAATCtaatcaacaacagcgcctgctgctgttcctTTAACATGTATACACCTTGTCTATAACGTATCTACACGAGAGACACCAACGTGTCCTCGCAATCCGATAGCACGCCACCGCTGCTGGAACACCACTCACCAAAGTATGTGCTCGAGCGTCGTATCTTGGGCAGAGTGCCCCGGATGCTCATTGCCAGCCGGAACCGTTCGTTGATCGTGTCGGAGCTTGCTTGACCTCCAGGGATCTCTAGGGAGGGCACCTCGTCTCCTTCCTCCTCTAGCAAATAGTCCAGCTCCTCGGTGCCGTCCTGCGGGACCGTCTCACTGACTTGGTACCGGCACACCCGTGCCATAACGCCGTCCAACGCGGCCACGACCCGCTCAATTGCATCACTTGGGGCAAACTCGATCTCCCAGACCCTTCGAGGGCTCGAGAACAGCACCCCAGCAACACGACCCGCCCGCAGAGCTCCCTCTCGACGCGCAACCGGGGCAGCACCGCATGGATCAGCTCGCCCTGTCGCCCGACGGCAAAGTAGTAAGCTTTGCTCTGCGGACCCGTTGCTCACCTCATATACCTCGAGGGGCCCCCGGGCTAGCAggttcgtcgtcgtcccaGAGGCGCCCTGGATCCGCGCCTCAACGGCATCGTATCGGAACAGACTCGTCTTGCGCAACTGCGGCTGCGGCTGCTGCGGCTGCGACTTCTTCGACGACTGCAGCAGCTGACTCAACCGCTTCTTTACCGTGCCCATAAGACCGTTGCAGCGAGTGGAATGgccctcttcttccccaaGAAGCACCTACACTATATTTTGGGTCAAACTTCCCTCTAAGTTAAAAATTCTATAGTTTCTTGTACATTAATCTTCATGATAAATAGATCTATTATAAGACGGTATGAGACGTGGGCGTGAGAGATGCTTCTTCCCGCGCTCAGTCCACGCGCTTTCTGCCGACGAGGTGGTCCGCGATCTCGCGGGTCTCCCTCCAGTGGATGATCTTGGGCATTCTCTTGGAGATCTCCGTCTCGTTGTCGTACAGCTGTCTGATCGGCGTGAACCGGATGTGCGAGCTCTTGACACCAAGCACGGACGCGGTTGCCTCGACGGCCTTGTCGTTCGCGTCGAACTGGAAGTCCGCGGCACGCACACCGGCAATGATCGCCTGCTGCTTCCCGATGAAGTCCACCGCTTTGATCGCAAACCGCGTCGCACGGGTACGGTCAATGGGCGATGGGAGACCACCTTGCTGGACGTGACCTGGGACAGCAGGCTTTGCGTCGAATTTGCCCTGCGCCTCAGCAGTGATGATGCTCGCCAGCTTGTCAGCGGAGAGAGCCTTCGACGCATTTGTTGtcttcaagatcaactTACCGAAACCGGTTCTCCCCTGTGACTTCTCAAAGGACTCTGCAAGACTCGCAATGTCCTCTTGTAGTTGGTCCAGAGAGATACCTTCCTCGGGGACGTATGAAGCCTGCGCACCGACACAGATCGCAGCGCACGTAGCCAAGTAACCAGAGTTCCCACCTTGACAGTCCACGACGAAAGTTCTACCTCTCGTCGAGGCAGCTGATTGCTTCACGACGTCACAGTACTTCATCAGGGCGTTCAAAGCGGTGTCACTACCAAGAGAGTATTCGGTACCGGGGACGTTGTTTGACAGAGTAGCTGGGATCAGCACCATGGGGATTCTGAAAGCTGGGTAGCTCTCTCTAGCGGTCTCCAATTGGTGCAAGGATTCGAAGGCCTCAAACCCACCGACGATGACAAGACCATCGAACTGGTACTTCTGGAAGTAGTAAGCGATCATCCCGATGTCAGCCTCGTTGGGGGTCACTCTGTTCGTCCCGATCTCGGAACCACCTTTACTCTGCCACCCGATCATCTCCTTCCAAGTCAGAGACCTCACGGACTCGTGTCTTGCCAACCCGCTGAACCCGTTGTAAATCGCGTAAGGTTTGTGGCCCTGCGACATACAGTAAGTGGCCATCGAGTAAACGGCGGAGTTGATCCCACCGGCTGGGGGACCGACACTCACGATGGCGATCTTCAGGCGCTGGTCACGGGGCAACTTGGGGGCGACGTGGTCAGCAGAGTTGATGGCCatgaaattgttcaaatgttCGATAAACTCTGTGTCTCTCAAAGCCATTGCCTTCTTGAAATCTTTCGCCTTGATTGCATCGGCGACGGACTTGGTCAACCGGACAGACTCGACAAGAGGCTTTCTTGTGATCTTGTTCTCGTTGACTGCGATCAGAGGCGATGGAGTGTCCGCATCGGACTCCAACACGGCGTTGACGGCCTCGACACCTTGCAACGTAGCCAAGATTCTGTCGTAGGCGACAGCGGTACCACCTCTTTGCACGTGCCCCAAAGTCGTGATTCTCGTGTCCAGACCCAACTTGTCCACAAGAACTTTGTGAACATCGGAGGGGGAGATTGGAGTCAAGTCCGCAGAGATTGCACCTTCTGCGACAATGACGATCGTGGTTCTCTTACCTCTTGCTCTGTGTTTCGCGACAATGTCACACATCTGTTTCTGCCAGTCACCGTCAGAGGCCGGTTTCTCTGGGATGAAGATGTAGTCAGCAGAGGTGGCAATCCCAGCCAACAGAGCCAACCAACCACAGTTTCTACCCATGACTTCAACGACGAAGGCTCTCGAGTGAGAGTTTGCTGTCGCCTCCACGTAGTCGATGGCCTGACAGATTCTGTCCAGTGCCGAGTAGGCACCGATCGTCGCGTCTGTAGTGGACATGTCGTTGTCGATGGACCCGACAGTCCCACAAATGTTCAAGTGCTTGTATCTGGTGTGTTGTTCCTGTGTGATCTTGCCCGTCTCTTGCAACTCCTGGATCAAAGAGGGCCACTCGGATCTGAACAAGTCGGCCCCAGTCAGGGACccgtcaccaccacagaCGATCAGCGCATCGACACCTGCCTCAATCAAGTGCAGCGCGCCTAGCAGTCTCCCCTCGCGCTGTCTGAACTCCAGACACCTGGCCGTACCGATGTTGGTCCCGCCCTCTGCATTCCAACCTCTGACGTCCTCCCAGGAGAACTCCTTGATGTACTCTGGACCACCGCGGACAAGCCCCTCGTACCCCTCCATGACTACAAAGGCTTTACACCCTTTAAATAGCGCGGTTCTGACAATGGCACGGACGTTTGAGTTCATACCTTGAGCGTCACCACCTGAAGTCATCACTGCAATGGCCTTGTTAGCCTTTGCAGGCGTCATCTGTTTAGGTAGGGATGGGTGCGAGTCAGTAGTGCCGACACGGTACGACAGATCTGTCATCGAGTGGACTCTCGAAGGCTCCCGCGATGTTTTGGCGCCAGTTTGCAAAGCGGTCGCGACAGCGGTAGCCTCTGACGACAAGTTCCTGTCCGTTGGCTTCGAGGAAACAGAGTTTTTCGTAGAGGTGACACCGACAACGTTCCCCAATGGGTCCACTGTGTACAGTTCCATGGGCAGTAAAGTGGAAGGGTATACCTGGTGTGGGATAtgcaacttgttcaacgaGTGTTGCAAGTTCACGATCGATGTAGTCTTGAACACTAGCGACTGGTTGAAGTGCGCCCTCCAGTCCTGCGTGTCAGTCAGAGCCTCCAACGCGGCCAGCTGTTGGTCTGCCGCCTGTTGTCTTGCGGCGTCCTCGACGAGAACGATTCTCACTGTGACcaacttgttgaacagtACAGTCTCTGTGTCGCTCTTCTTTGTGGAGTCCAACTCCAAGAATTTCGCATAAAACTCAGCAGCCTTCTGGAAGGACGCATCCGAGTACGCCTCGACGGTGACGTAGGACGTCCCGTTCACAATTGGGGTTCCAGGCATGTTATATTCGGTTCCTCTGCTACACTATCTTTTGTAAACCAAACAGCAAGAGTGTATAATAAACCGCAGATCCACCACCGTTCCTACCACACACGTCCAAACCTGCCAGGCTTTAAACCTCTAGTCACCTTCTCGCGATGCGGAAACTTCAAACATATTTAAATGAGAGCATTCGAGATGAGACAGCTGCAGAATCGCAATTTCTACGAGAGATTCGTGACGTCGAGCCCACTTCTGCAATTTGTGGAAGCCGCGTGATTTTGCAACCGCGATTACAGGAAGCCCGCCGTGCACCCACACACCGCCAAAAAAGCGCACCCAccacacccacacaccaGTGCACAGCCGTGCAAAGAAAGGCTGTGCACTGCACCCACCCACCGCGCTGGGGCGGCAGCACCCCAGAAACAGCCGCACAGCCCGAAAAACAATAGAATCGAAGcccaaaagaaaaggggAGAGCGGAAAACAATGAAAGGCACGGCGCCGGATCTCGACGTAAGCCGCGGAATGTGTCCTGCGCGGTTTCTCTGGCGGCCTGTCTCGAGGGTATGTCGAGGGTGTACCTGtattgtatatatatgggGAGTCCCCTGGGGTGTAATTGGTGGGAAGTAGATGGTTGCTCCCCCCGGATCAGAACTATCGATGCGTTTTTGGCGTTGAGAAATGGAAAGCATAgtatcttcttcttcttcgtaTATGATTACTCAGGACGGTGTCCCCCCCCCGGCGAGGACCACCACGTTCAAACAGACAGCTGGGCCCAGGAGTGACGGCACGCCGTACCCTCAGGGGAGCACAGAGGTAGAGGCGGACGGCAGGCCGGAGTCTTCATCTTCTGGGTCCCCTTCGTCTGCTTCCTCCTCCGCGTCGGTTTGTTCAGATACGCTCAACGAGTGGCACCAGTGTGTGCCAGTCCAGTGGAAGAACGACCCTGAACGGCCCCCCCTGGGTCCCACAACACGTAGGGTGCTCAGAAGGTTCAGCGAACCAACGTACCATATCGCCATGACTGGTGCGGCGGGTGAGGTGGATGGCGGGGCGGAACATTGTAGGATGATACCCTGTTTTTGTAACAGGCATCACCACAGGAGAAACTCAACTGCTATTAGGTTCACTCACGATAGGGAGTGAAGAGGGGGGGAAACAGTTTATATTTTTCAAGGGTATACATATTCGATATACACAACACATATACATAAATACAAGGGACACACAAAAGCAAAGTATAGCTTATCTTTCACTTCAATTTGGACAAGATCTTCTCCTTGTCATCCTTGGACAGCATCTTCAACACCTCGGATAGCCCCGTGATGGCGTTGTCGTGATCGTTACGGATCGATTTCGCCAACGATTGCGCAAAGGACTCCAACTTCAAACTCTTGAACTTGTGGTCCAACGTCTCGTAGTTCTCCTCGATCCATTTCGCAATCACAGTGTCGTCGTCAACGTTCACGCTCGAAGGGTACCAGGACCGCAACCTTGCAAACTTCTCCAGTCTGGACGATTCGGGTAACGCAGCATCCAGTCTCCGGATCAAGTACTCCTCGTTCAAACGTCTTCTCAATCTCCAGAAAATAAACCGACGAGACTCGACCCATTGTAACTCCTTGCTGATCACACCCTTACGCAACATACGCGAGGAACGGTCGTGCAAATCGGCAAACTGTATGCTGATCTGGTTGTAAATGGGGAACAGTTGCTTCTCACGGGCACCCAACTTCTTAGAGATCTCTTGGTGTTCCGCACTGGACAGACTCTTGTCCGCCAACTGCGCACGTAACTCTTTGCAAACAGGGTCCAAACGGGCCATCGTGCCCAAAAGTTTCTCCCTACGGTACTTGATACCAACCATCCCCTCAGGTTCTAACACACCAGCACGGGACTCCA carries:
- the TOM40 gene encoding TOM complex pore protein TOM40 (similar to Saccharomyces cerevisiae TOM40 (YMR203W); ancestral locus Anc_6.302), with product MSSSTVQSLNKLPTQADVLPMTPEQTSNSFWSSNPLSSFVIEAYQSLHSQRRALSLANPGTVENLNKEVSRDVFLSQYFFSGLRADLNKAFLLNPAFQTSHTFSIGSTSLPSYAFSALFANDNLFMQGNLDNDMSLSGRINYGWDKDNVSKVNLQVARGQPSMCQLEQDFKGADFSVNAKALNPSWSPKTGFQGVAVASILQSVSPNWSLGIETLYSKVDASGPGDAGISYLTRYVAPKKDWIFSGQLQANGSLIASFWRKVSANVEAGVETTLQAGMLPITDPMMGTPIGIQPTVEGQTTLGAKYEYRQSVYRGTVDSQGKVACFLERKVLPTLSILFCGEIDHFKNENKLGCGLQFETAGNQELLMLQQGLDAEGNPLQMPPSEDAI
- the KNAG0I02430 gene encoding uncharacterized protein (similar to Saccharomyces cerevisiae INP1 (YMR204C); ancestral locus Anc_6.303), giving the protein MGTVKKRLSQLLQSSKKSQPQQPQPQLRKTSLFRYDAVEARIQGASGTTTNLLARGPLEVYEVSNGSAEQSLLLCRRATGRADPCGAAPVARREGALRAGRVAGVLFSSPRRVWEIEFAPSDAIERVVAALDGVMARVCRYQVSETVPQDGTEELDYLLEEEGDEVPSLEIPGGQASSDTINERFRLAMSIRGTLPKIRRSSTYFGEWCSSSGGVLSDCEDTLVSLV
- the PFK2 gene encoding 6-phosphofructokinase subunit beta (similar to Saccharomyces cerevisiae PFK2 (YMR205C); ancestral locus Anc_6.304) yields the protein MPGTPIVNGTSYVTVEAYSDASFQKAAEFYAKFLELDSTKKSDTETVLFNKLVTVRIVLVEDAARQQAADQQLAALEALTDTQDWRAHFNQSLVFKTTSIVNLQHSLNKLHIPHQVYPSTLLPMELYTVDPLGNVVGVTSTKNSVSSKPTDRNLSSEATAVATALQTGAKTSREPSRVHSMTDLSYRVGTTDSHPSLPKQMTPAKANKAIAVMTSGGDAQGMNSNVRAIVRTALFKGCKAFVVMEGYEGLVRGGPEYIKEFSWEDVRGWNAEGGTNIGTARCLEFRQREGRLLGALHLIEAGVDALIVCGGDGSLTGADLFRSEWPSLIQELQETGKITQEQHTRYKHLNICGTVGSIDNDMSTTDATIGAYSALDRICQAIDYVEATANSHSRAFVVEVMGRNCGWLALLAGIATSADYIFIPEKPASDGDWQKQMCDIVAKHRARGKRTTIVIVAEGAISADLTPISPSDVHKVLVDKLGLDTRITTLGHVQRGGTAVAYDRILATLQGVEAVNAVLESDADTPSPLIAVNENKITRKPLVESVRLTKSVADAIKAKDFKKAMALRDTEFIEHLNNFMAINSADHVAPKLPRDQRLKIAIVSVGPPAGGINSAVYSMATYCMSQGHKPYAIYNGFSGLARHESVRSLTWKEMIGWQSKGGSEIGTNRVTPNEADIGMIAYYFQKYQFDGLVIVGGFEAFESLHQLETARESYPAFRIPMVLIPATLSNNVPGTEYSLGSDTALNALMKYCDVVKQSAASTRGRTFVVDCQGGNSGYLATCAAICVGAQASYVPEEGISLDQLQEDIASLAESFEKSQGRTGFGKLILKTTNASKALSADKLASIITAEAQGKFDAKPAVPGHVQQGGLPSPIDRTRATRFAIKAVDFIGKQQAIIAGVRAADFQFDANDKAVEATASVLGVKSSHIRFTPIRQLYDNETEISKRMPKIIHWRETREIADHLVGRKRVD
- the KNAG0I02450 gene encoding uncharacterized protein (similar to Saccharomyces cerevisiae YMR206W and YNR014W; ancestral locus Anc_6.309); protein product: MESIVSSSSSYMITQDGVPPPARTTTFKQTAGPRSDGTPYPQGSTEVEADGRPESSSSGSPSSASSSASVCSDTLNEWHQCVPVQWKNDPERPPLGPTTRRVLRRFSEPTYHIAMTGAAGEVDGGAEHCRMIPCFCNRHHHRRNSTAIRFTHDRE